The DNA region CAGTGCCGCAGTGGGGGCGACCTCACCGGCGGGCAGCCGACGCGCCACATGACCTGTGCGCGACGATCCGATCACCGTGTTGCCTCCCGCCACGCCCGCCACGATGACGGCCCCAAACGCGGCCAGAGCGACCATGCCCGTCGGCAATTGCCGAGCGCCGGAGAGGGCAACGCACGGGTGGGTTGCAATGCCCACGGTCTTCGCTACACTTTTCTCACGCAAATAACGGGTTTCACACGTTGTCCGGCCCCTCGGATCGGTCGCCCCACGTGGGCGGATGTCGGCAGATGATCACGAAAGAACGCAAAAACGAGTTGATTGGCGCGTACCGCCGCGGCAAGGCCGATACCGGCTCCGCGGAAGTTCAGATCGCGCTGTTGACCAGCCGCATCACCCACCTCACCGACCATTTCAAGAAGCACACGAAGGATTTCGCGAGTCGACGCGGCCTGCTGATGATGGTCAGCCGGCGGCGGCGGCTTCTTGATTATCTGAAGCGGACCGCGCCACAGCGGTATCTCGACATCATCAAGCGGTTGGAAATCCGCAAGTAGGAGTTCGGTCGACCCGATCGGTCGATCGCAGTCGCGGCAGCGTTCGCCCTCCGTGGGCCTGGGCTTCGCAATTCCTGATGTCGGGCGGCACGGGCCACACGGAGGGATCCGGTGGCCGGCTTCGAGTGGACCCCGTGGTGCGTGGCAGGGCCGATGGCCTGCGCGAGGTGATTCCCGCGCGCTTCCCATGGCCCTGTCGGGGTGTCGCCGTGGAACCATGTCGGTTCCTCCGCCCCGTGGGTCCGGTCGGCCGGGAGCTTCCCTGCCGCCCGTCCCTGCCAGGTCGGCCCGATGGCCGGCCGGCTCATGACGTGGGAATCGAAGGGACAGAAGACGTGAAATCACGAGTGGAACGGACGATCGGCGGCCAGGTGTTGAGCATCGAGACCGGCGTTCTCGCCAAGCAGGCGGCCGGTTGCGTGGTGGTGCGGTACGGCGACACGAGCGTGCTCGTCGCCGCCGCCACCGGCGCCCCGCGGGCCGGCATCGATTTCTTCCCGTTGACCTGCGACTATCGCGAGCGGACGGCGGCGGCGGGGAAGTTTCCCGGCGGCTTCCTCAAGCGTGAGGGGCGGCCGACGATGAAGGAGACGCTCACCAGCCGTTTGATGGACCGGCCGATCCGGCCGTTGTTCCCCGACGGCTTCTACGACGAGGTCCAGATCCAGGCCAACGTCCTGTCGAGCGACAGGCAGAACGACGCCGACGTGCTCGCGATGAACGGCGCTTCGGCGGCGTTGTGCGTCTCGCAGTTGCCGTTCCACGGGCCGCTGGGCAGCGTCCGTCTCGGTCAGGTGGGGGGCGTGTTCGTGCCGTTCCCGACACAGGACCAGCTCGAGGAAAGCGATCTCGACCTGGTGATCTCCGGCAGCGAGACGGCGGTCCTGATGATCGAGGGGTTCGCCCGGGAGATGCCCGAGGAGCGGATGCTCGAGGCGATCGCCGAGGCGCACCGGATCGTCCGCGAGCTGTGCGCGATGCAGCACGAGCTGGTGCGGCAGGCGGGCAAGCCGAAGAAAGACTACGTCCTCGCCGACTACTCGCGCCTCCGCGACCGGCTCACCTCCGGCTACCTCGGCGCCCTCAAGCAGGCCAAGGCGCTCGGCGGCAAGCAG from Planctomycetota bacterium includes:
- the rpsO gene encoding 30S ribosomal protein S15; this encodes MITKERKNELIGAYRRGKADTGSAEVQIALLTSRITHLTDHFKKHTKDFASRRGLLMMVSRRRRLLDYLKRTAPQRYLDIIKRLEIRK